A part of Antennarius striatus isolate MH-2024 chromosome 21, ASM4005453v1, whole genome shotgun sequence genomic DNA contains:
- the cbx7b gene encoding chromobox protein homolog 7, with amino-acid sequence MELSAIGEQVFAVESILKKRVRKGNVEYLLKWKGWPPKYSSWEPEEHILDQRLVQAYEEKEQRDRAAGHKRKGSKSKRLLQNTVYTMDLRSAHKIPEKPPPRLRLSLTRSLLSEDSLESFSPCRQEHKPRRPQLKCLDSNRSQEDWEKSGEEEDEEEEGEEEEMEDIVDHEEQGEGGEEEEELVKETSDTCGGVLKGQQMTDSWSSTIEPKGVITSEKPDEEDDDVWRPVIGPGEVTVTDVSLNSLSVTFRESRVANGFFRDWGLEL; translated from the exons GGAAATGTGGAATATCTGTTGAAGTGGAAAGGATGGCCTCCAAA GTACAGTTCGTGGGAACCTGAGGAACACATTCTGGACCAGCGCCTGGTGCAAGCCTATGAGGAGAA AGAGCAGAGAGACCGAGCTGCAGGTCACAAACGAAAAGGATCAAAATCCAAAAGACTCCTCCAG AACACCGTCTACACCATGGATCTCCGCAGCGCCCATAAGATCCCGGAGAAGCCTCCACCTCGCCTGCGTCTCTCCCTGACGCGCTCTCTGCTCTCTGAGGATTCGCTTGAGTCGTTCAGTCCCTGCAGGCAGGAACACAAACCCAGAAGGCCACAGCTCAAGTGCCTGGACTCAAACCGTTCACAAGAAGACTGGGAAAAaagtggagaagaagaagatgaagaagaagaaggggaagaggaggagatggaggacatTGTAGATCATGAAGAGCAGGGAGAgggtggtgaggaagaggaggagctggtaAAGGAGACATCAGACACCTGTGGAGGTGTTTTAAAAG GACAGCAGATGACAGACAGTTGGAGCTCCACTATCGAACCAAAGGGGGTCATCACATCAGAGAAGCCAGATGAGGAAGACGACGACGTCTGGAGGCCTGTCATCGGTCCTGGGGAGGTGACAGTGACCGACGTCTCCCTCAACTCCCTCTCAGTGACTTTTCGAGAATCCAGGGTGGCTAATGGCTTCTTCAGAGACTGGGGTCTGGAGCTGTGA